Within the Cervus elaphus chromosome 13, mCerEla1.1, whole genome shotgun sequence genome, the region CGAATTTTCTAGCTGCTTTCATAAGAGGAAATTCAATTTTGATATACTGGTCTCATATTCTGCCATTTTGCTCGTATCATTCATTACCTATTACAATCTCcgctcacttttttctttttttaaggttttctagGTACAATATCAGGCCATCTTACAGTGATAACTTACCTCTCTCCTCCTTAACtatgttatttattcatttcttttctaatcACTCATTACAAATGTTTGCTCAAATTAGAGTGAACGTTAAGAGACACCCTTTTGATAAATGCCTATAATTTCTCCCCTGAGAAAACTCTGGCTCTtggttttaaaactaaaattggCTGTTTCTGGGTGACTgggggagaggagaagaaagatgTTTTCACTATATACTCTTGGTATACCTTTTGAATTTTGAGCCACATAAGTGTATTATTTCTTCAACaataaaaactgaataaacaTGCACTACATAACCAAGTAAAAATACTTCCTATTTCAATTTAAGAGTacttcagaaaaataatttgggTAATTATTTCTCTGAGCATCTACTGGATGAAATTACATTAGTTTCTACTATCTTTCTTATTGCTGTAACAGagatgtggctcagatggtgaagagttcacctgcaatgcaggagacctgggttcgatttctggggtgggaagatcccttggaggaagaaatggcaacccactccagtattcttgcctggagaatccccatggacagaggagcttggcgggctacagtccatggggtcacaaagagttggacatgactgagcgactaagcacacacacaagaatattTCATTGTTAAACTGACTTGTATCCTTGGAATAAAGACTATTAAGGTATAATGGATAATTCTTTTAGTATGCAGtattccagagagaaaaaaatttagttaGAAAAGAACATCTTACTTATAAATCAAAACAACTGCTCATACACACAAAGCCAAAACATCAAACAAAAACCCTTACACCAACAAAACATGAGTGATTTAAGATCATACTGCTTGTTAATGGGAGAATCCAAAACAAGAGACAGGTCTCATGACTCCTTGCTTCAACAAATAACCGGCTAAGATTTTATTTAATGATTCTGTCTAATAGTAATACATAATATctgattaatattttctttttgagagGCTTTTGGATCATAACCAATCTACTCCATAAAATAAGCAGTACGACTTTTTTTAGtctgagtttaaaaaataacttacatAATAGAGGCTTTCTTGtactttaacatttaaaaaaaaatctactgagtCTATTAGGGAGTCAGTTTTTCATTTAACCTTTCTTATTTCATTAGGATATTGGATTCAAGGTCTTTCTGTGGACCTactttggatatttattttttggagtcAGTTATTTCAAATACATTGGCATTATAACTATGTATTTCAACCTCTAAAAACATTTTGATGGTTACTTTTTCtgacttttattctctttttattagGATAACTATtgattttattgtcttttaaaagatcaaacctaaaaaaaaaaaaaaaaaaaaaaagatcaaacctCTTACTTCCTATTATTTTCaccttttatttatctatcttcCCAAATCTAATACACCctaagtatttaataaatgtcCATAATATTAAAAAGTTACATTTCTCTGTCTTGTTAAATAGATATCTGAATTACATCTCCTCCAAAAACTGgagctcaatttaaaaaatctattatcactatatttcatttattttctaatacattTGTTACATGCACATTCCTATAGCATTCTATAGTGTAAAATACTTAATACATTGTCACAATTGAATTCTATGACAtagtattttagatttttttagttaaaatatagttgacatataataTGATATTAGCTTCCGATATACTACATAGTGATTTGACTTTTGCATATATTATGATACAATCAACACAATTAAGACTAGTAACCATCTGTTTCCAAACACAGTTATTGAAATATTATGGGTCATATTCCTTAAGTTGTATATTATATCCCCGGCTCATCTGTTTTACATCCAGAGGTCTGCACTCTTAGTCCTCTCTACCTGTGCTGCCCTCCCCCTATCGTCCTTCCCTGACAACCATCCACTTGCAGAGACAACCATTCTCTgcaagtctgtttccatttttacaaCCTAAGATTTCAATATCAGATGGTGGATCCATGActcaaacccaggttttctgattCTAGATCTTGAGCTCTTTCCATTATACCACATTGACTCTCAATATCCAATCTGACTCGGGTGttaagaaagcatttaaaattacCACAGAGATGAGTCTTTTTGGCTGTTTCCAGTATTTATTTATACTTCTATATATGATAAGTGAATATGATATACgaaaattttaaactaatacTAAATCATTTTCTCGATGTGAATgggtaaaatatataaataaaatgaaaagttgctATATCCAAGAATATAACTTTTTGGAAGAGAAcagtatatgtaaaataaaaatacacactcaaaatttccatttctttatcctaaagtttattaaatttagcttctttaattttttcttaacaaaacaaaatacagttgTAAATAAgtaaagtttatattttatagcTAGAGTTTTCTATAATTGGTGTTATTAGGTTTTACACAAGCTCTTTTTGAGTGCTTTGAACTTAAGTGACTTGTTGAAGTCACACAAAGTCTATCTAGAATATAATATACCAAATAATGGAATTGTCCTAATTAATGGTTCCGAGTACAGGGTCCCACATACCTCAATTTCTATGAAAGTAACGAAAACAAATCTGTAAGCCatttctaaatttcaaaaagCCTAAAATATCATGTTTACCTATGTCAAGACTGTACATAGTAGACAAAATATCAAGTTCCTTTGTTTCAGGCTAGAATTACAAGTGAAAATAtaaagtatgtattttaaaatatcatttagtttgatacttgaaaaaaaatttcaaaacatgacATGATAGTATAATTTATAATGACAAGTATTTGGTATCCATCCTTGTTGCTGGCTCCTAAAAACCTTGGAATTTCCAAAGTGACAGGGTTGTCTTGTTCTGCTAATAAGGTTAACTTTTGGAAAGCACCAAAGAATGGGGGCTGGTTGCCATGGGAACCAACTGTATGACTGGAAACTTTGAGTCCCACTTACTGAtctctgggaggggagaggggatgcAGACTCAATCAATCACCAATGGGCAATGACTCAATTAATCATGTCTATGTAAAGAGGCCTCCATAAAACCAAAAGGGACAGGTTTCAGAGAGCTTCTAGGTGAGTAAACATGGAGATTTGAGGAGAGTGGCGTGCCAGGAGAGGGCACAGAAGCTCCATGCCCTTTTCCCCTACCTTGTactatgcatctcttccatctgactGTTCCTAAGTTATATCCTTTCACAGTAAGCTAGTAGagagtaaaatgtttctctataaagttctgtgagccactctagcaaattaactGAACCTGAGGAGGAAATCATGTGGGGAGGCAATCTTGGGCATATTCAATCTACAGGCTGTCAGTCAAATGCACAGGTGACAGACAACCCGGACCTGACATCGGTATCCACCTTCAGGGAGATAAGTGTCAGAATTGAGTAAATTTGTGGGACCCCTGGTGAGTGTCCACGGAGAACTGAGTTACCTGCTTcaggtgcggggtggggggagtaTACATATAGGAATTGGTGTCAGACTCATAAGAAAACCAAGGGCAGTGAGAGAGCTGGAGAAGCAAAGAACCTAAAAGCGCTAAGAATGGTTGAGGGTTGCTAAGGAGCTTTCTCATAGCACCACCTGGTGGACATGCAGCAATGTTTACCAGTATCAATAAAGGACTGACTAAAGGATCTACATACAGATCAAAAATTTTTAGCTACTACAGATTTTTAGCTACTAAAAATCCATACCAAACTCTCTGAAGTGGCTACTATCATTATGTGCTACACATACCTGGATGAGGTCCAAGATCCCAAGTTCACTCTCTGAGGAATCCACACAAAATACAAAGTAAAGGGTAGCATAATGCCGATAAATCAGTTTGTAGTCAGAGCCACCAATCAAACTGCAGAAGATGGGAAACATTTAAAAGCTTGTATTTGAATTGAACATATCAAAGACAAACTCTGTGCCAAGGAATGAAAATGGGCccaaaagaaagagggagggtaGGCCAAACAATAGGCCATTTCCACCAGGTGAAGGGCAGCCAAATTTTGCAGAGGTGCTTAAAgccattttacttcattttttcttctacCCATCCTCCCAGGAACCAAACATTTAAATATCTGAAGCACAATCATTTAATAGCTTCCCAAACAGAGCTGAGTCTCTCCCTGAGCAGACCATGCTTAGCTCAGCTCAACTGCATCAGATACTCACCCAACACTTAAGCACTGCCTGAGGAAGCAATAATGGCATGATGACGGGCACCCAAAAGTGGATATATGGGGAGAAAACTGATGATTTACCTTCCACCCTCCAAGAAGTTACAGATGTTGTCATCCCGTTTGAGAACTAAATGAAAGGTCTCTCGAACAATCTGCTGCTGAATTTCTTCTGGCTatggaataaaagaaataaactgaGTCAGTAAGGGCACGAAAAAATCAGTCattaggaaaaaagcaaaaccacaagAAGAATCCACTTAACACCTACTAAAATATCTTTAATCAAAAAGATAATAGAAAATGTTGACAGAGAGgtagaaaaattagaatttaaaaaaatatttatttttggctgcgttgAGTCTTAGtcgcagcacacaggctcagtagttgcggcattggcttagttgccccagggcacatgggatcttagatccccaatcAAGGATtcaacctgagtcccctgcattggaaggtggattctcaacctctggaccatcagggaagttccaagcTGTATTTCTTATATattgttgataggaatgtaaaatggcatagcCACTTTAGAAACCAGTTTGGCAGTTCATCCAAACGACAACTACAAAGTCACTatgtgactcagcaattctactccgagatacatacccaagagaaatgaaaatacacactcacacagaaaGCTTATACAGGAATGTTTATAGCTgcattattcacaagagccagGGGTAGAAATAGCATCTGATGAATGGGTAATCAAAATGTGATAGATCCACTCAATGGATTATGTGCCAAGTCACTTTACTAGCGTCTGACTCATTACtaccctggggactgtagcccaccaggttcctctgtccatgggattctccaggcaagaatactggagtgggttgccatttcctcctccaggggatctgccccacccagtcactgaacccaggtctcttatgtctcctgcatcggcaagcaggttctttatcactagcaccaccgggGAAACCTATCTATGGAATGTaacttggcaataaaaaggaataaagaactagtaacactacaacatggatgaaccctgaaaacgTTATACTAAAAGAAAGAAGTCAGtaataaaagaccacatattgtatgactccattttacatgaaatgtccagaacagacaAATTTACAGAGAAAATGGATCATTGGTTGCCTAAGACTAGGGGAACTGAGGAGGAAATACAGAATAATTGCTAATGGGTAGGATTCTTTTggggataataaaaatattctgaaattgtggtgatggttgcataacttTTAAAGTACTAAAAACcattccactgtatatttttaaaaggtgaactGTATGGTATGTAACGTATCACAATACCACTTttaaaaacctgagaaaaattcACACACAAATGCAAACTGAATAGTGTCACTGAATGTTAATATAAATCGATATGATTTAATAAAATGTAACCAAgctaaaaattctatttaaaaggTACCCCCCAAAATTTCATTTCTATTCATTCTATTTAACAAgaggaaataaagtctgaaagAGGTTTATTAAcataagggttaaaaaaaaaaaaacgtgttgCTGAGGCCTGAACTTTCGGACACTTTCCcctttatggttttctcagtccACCAATTATGTATGTAACATTTTGAAACCTAGCCACGAAGAAATAAAACGTCGGGATGCAGGAGGCAAATAATGATGCTTATTTTTTCAGAGGAACGTCTTTGTAAAATTCGAACTTGCATTATCACTCACTGAGCCCTCACGCGGCAGGATTTATAATTTCTCAATATTTCCCACTTTGAAACTTTCTTCAATTCTACAGAATAAAAGATGTCTAGTCCCTGGGCACTCCTAGCCTACACTGAAGTAAAACAATTCCAAGAAAGCATTTTTCAAATCCTCTGGCTAAAGCAAAACCATTAAAAAGCTGTGTATTTCTTCCTCCTCGGGAAACAGGTCGTTTAGCGACCAACAAGATTAGTAAGACTTCGTTCAAGCTGTCAAGGAGGCACACCCCCACCACCATTTAAAGTGCCCGGAGACTCTGGGAGAAGTGTCCCAGAATGGCACAGAAATGCCGGGGTCcaggaagagggaggaaagagccGGTGAAGAGTCTAGTGGGACCCAAGGCCTGAGACTGGAAGAGTCCTTCCGGGACTTCCCGTCTTCAGAAGGCTGAGTCTGGGGTCACTCATGCTGCCGGACCCCGAGGTCAGCGGGCGCTGCCAGCGTGCGCCGTACGGcccaaagaaagggaaggggGCGCAGGCGCCCTGAAAAGACGTGACGAAGCTGCGCACTCACGAAACGCTGGTAGAAGCGGACCAGCCGCGGCTTCCCGTGGTTATTGAAAACCAGAATCGCCTGAATCATCTTTGCCTGCCACGCTCCTTTCACCACCGTCTGCTTCCAGAGAGCCTCTCCTTCCGCCACAACAAGGACGCTTCCGGCTGGTGCGCTGCTGAGAGTGGTCCCCGGAAACATGTCCTGGCGCCCAGAGGCCTGACCACGAAAAGTCCGGCTTCCCGGCAAGCCTTGGAGGAAAGCTCTGTAGGATGGGTGGCTGGCTGGCGGGGTAAAGGCTGCTGCGGACAC harbors:
- the AP3S2 gene encoding AP-3 complex subunit sigma-2 codes for the protein MFPGTTLSSAPAGSVLVVAEGEALWKQTVVKGAWQAKMIQAILVFNNHGKPRLVRFYQRFPEEIQQQIVRETFHLVLKRDDNICNFLEGGSLIGGSDYKLIYRHYATLYFVFCVDSSESELGILDLIQVFVETLDKCFENVCELDLIFHMDKVHYILQEVVMGGMVLETNMNEIVAQIEAQNRLEKSEGGLSAAPARAVSAVKNINLPEMPRNINIGDLNIKVPNLSQFV